The DNA segment TCCATGCCAAGCAAGATGGGGCCGCAGAACCTCTCGAAGTCGAGTAACCTGATTCATAGGGGTTTCATGCTTAAAGAATGTGGTAATTCTCATGAAACCCTTTTCTCTTCTTCACCTGCAAGCTTTTGTCCTGTACTTAGGCTAAATTGATATGGCTAAATTTATTTTGTATGCTTGCCCGATCGGTGAACTCGCTAAACAGTTTGAAGATTACTTTGAGCAAAGCCAGCGAATTTGTGGCAAAAACGCCGCTCATCACTATATGCCGCACTGTACGCTCACAGGTTTTTTTCAAGATGCAGAAGCGGCAATTCCCATTTATCTTCAAGCACTCGATCGCACGCTCACTAAAGCACAGCCCTATCCTCGACCTGCTGTCACAATTACCCAAATGACCTTTCGTCCTGACTGGCATGGTCTGGAATTGCGATCGGACTGGTTAGCGCAGCAAGTTGTTGATTTTGCCAACTCAGTTCACTCTCCGACTCGTCTCGAGGAGCTGCGGCTTAAAACCTGGTTGCATCTCAGCCTTGCCTATAAATTTCAGTCGGAACAGGCTGATAAACTTGCTCACCTCGCTCGGCAACTCATCCACACTGAAGCCGCTGTGGAATGGGAAGTGCGATTCTATCAGCGATATCCCGACCATACCTGGAACTGTCATCAATCCTGGCTGCTCAAGTAATGTTTGAATTCAAGGAGCAAATATGCAACCAACGCTCGATCTAATTTTGCAACTCTTGGAAACGAAGGGAAATGCTCAATATGGGGGTGAAGCGGTCAATCAACTTGAACATGCACTGCAATGCGCCATGCTTGCGGAAACAAACAACCGCAGCCCAGAACTGATTACCGCCTGCCTGTTGCACGATATCGGACATTTAATTCACAATCTAGGTGAAAATGTCGCCAAACAGGGAGTTGACGATCGCCACGAGCATCGCGCCATTCCCGTTTTGCAGACGCTATTTAGTGCAGCAGTCACAGAACCCATTCGGCTGCATGTCGAAGCAAAACGCTATCTCTGTGCAGCAGATTCAACCTATTGGGATACGCTTTCTGATGTCTCAAAACGCAGCCTGGAACTGCAAGGGGGCATTTTTTCACTCGAAGCAGCCCAGGAATTTATTCAGCAACCCTATGCCGAAGATGCAGTACAACTCCGAATCTGGGACGATCGCGCGAAAGTACCCCACTTCACAACGCCAACGCTCGATCATTTCGCATCAATCCTTCGTACCTGCTACGAGAAGAGTGAAGCATAGGGAGTGTTGCTAAATAGGGGTATGATGTTTACTCTCATTCCCAAACGTTTTGTTTTCATTGGGCTTTCAAAATTCCCCAAATCTAAATCAAATTTCGTCTTAATCGGGAGGAAAGAGTATCGATCAGAGCAACCGCCACAATCAGGCAGATCAATATTGCACAGACCTGCTGATATTTAAACGATCGGAAACTCTGATAAAGCGAAACGCCAATTCCCCCTGCTCCCACAATTCCCAAAACAGAGGCAGAGCGTACATCCGCTTCAAAACGGTAGAGCGTATAGGAAGTCCATAAAGGGAGAACCTGGGGAATGACCCCAAAGAGGATTTCTTGAAGCTTACTCGAACCTGTAGCTCGAATTCCTTCTACCGGACCTGGATTTATCGATTCAACCGCTTCTGAGAAGAGTTTACCTAAGGTTCCCGTTGTATGTACAAACAGCGCCAGCACTCCAGCAAACGGGCCTAAGCCCACTGCAACGACAAAAACTAAGGCAAAAACCACCTCGTTGATCGCCCGCATCGCATCCAGCAATCGCCGCACCGGAAACACAATCCAGGCAGGGCAAATGTTTTCTGATGCCAGAATGGAAAGAGGGACAGAAATGATCGCCGCCATCATCGTTCCCCAAACCGCCATCGAGATCGTTTCAATCGTGTCACTTAAGTAAGAACGCCATTCTGTAAAATCTGGTGGAAAATAGCGGCTGATGTATTCCGCCATGTTGCCTCCACCCTGCATTAGTTCAACAAAACTCAGGTCGCTCTGAATGCCTGCAAAGACAAGAATAGCAATGCCAACAACAAGATAAAAAATTCGATTGGGTGTAATTAATTTCTTCTCCCGCGCCAACATCTCTTGTACAGCTTGGGAAGCTAAACCATTATCTAGCGTAATTCGATCGCTCATATCACAAACATCAAGGAACAGTACAGCAAATAGAATGAATCATCCTCTCTCGACAAAGTGGAATACCGAGAGAGGAAAATTGCTTTCAGAAAGCAGCAAACTCTAACAACCGCACAGCGCCTTTATTTCAACACATTTAGCTTTTGGTTCAATTCATCCAGCTTTTGCTGCTTTGCCTGGGCTGTGAGGTTCTTATCGTTCTGAACTTCTAGAATATCTTTAGCAACATTCAACTCACGAATCGTGTTCCACTTTTTATCTTCTGCTGGGGCAAACCCTTGCCAACCGAGCGGTTCCAGAACCGCAGCATCTTTGTAATCGTAGAAGAAATCTTTAATTTGTCCCTTTAAACAATCCGGTAAGTCTTTCCGATAGGCGATCGGGTCGCTGGGAATGACAGGAGAAGTCCAGATGACCTGAATTTGCTCAAACGCTTTAGCACCAGACGCTTTCAGAGCAGTCAGAGATTCACTGTTATTTGTCGCAACGTCAACTTGGTTGTTTGCAACCGCTTGAGCAGTCGCTTCATGGCTACCCGCAAAGATGAG comes from the Trichocoleus sp. genome and includes:
- a CDS encoding phosphonate degradation HD-domain oxygenase; the protein is MQPTLDLILQLLETKGNAQYGGEAVNQLEHALQCAMLAETNNRSPELITACLLHDIGHLIHNLGENVAKQGVDDRHEHRAIPVLQTLFSAAVTEPIRLHVEAKRYLCAADSTYWDTLSDVSKRSLELQGGIFSLEAAQEFIQQPYAEDAVQLRIWDDRAKVPHFTTPTLDHFASILRTCYEKSEA
- the phnE gene encoding phosphonate ABC transporter, permease protein PhnE: MSDRITLDNGLASQAVQEMLAREKKLITPNRIFYLVVGIAILVFAGIQSDLSFVELMQGGGNMAEYISRYFPPDFTEWRSYLSDTIETISMAVWGTMMAAIISVPLSILASENICPAWIVFPVRRLLDAMRAINEVVFALVFVVAVGLGPFAGVLALFVHTTGTLGKLFSEAVESINPGPVEGIRATGSSKLQEILFGVIPQVLPLWTSYTLYRFEADVRSASVLGIVGAGGIGVSLYQSFRSFKYQQVCAILICLIVAVALIDTLSSRLRRNLI